A genomic region of Pseudomonas migulae contains the following coding sequences:
- a CDS encoding response regulator transcription factor, with protein sequence MKSALIADDHPVVLGALKILLTQEGFQPIFEASKGNEVIPMIREHQPKVVVLDLDMPEMPGLDVLDRIYANEMQCQVVVFTSLERIYYQERCMRAGASAYVSKSNDLQHLQKALRAVMNGYTYFQSLPSVALSSLQLSEKQMIESLSNRELTICRYLAHGMSNKAIAELMHLSHKTVSTYKTRLTEKLNVESKVHLRDFAKRNHLI encoded by the coding sequence ATGAAGTCAGCGCTGATAGCGGACGACCATCCGGTGGTTCTCGGAGCACTGAAAATTCTGCTTACACAGGAAGGCTTTCAGCCCATCTTCGAGGCATCAAAAGGCAACGAGGTCATTCCGATGATTCGAGAACATCAACCTAAAGTGGTGGTGCTGGATCTGGACATGCCTGAGATGCCTGGGCTGGATGTGCTGGACCGTATTTATGCCAATGAAATGCAGTGCCAGGTGGTGGTGTTTACCTCTCTGGAGCGTATCTATTATCAAGAACGTTGCATGCGTGCCGGTGCTTCAGCCTATGTGTCCAAATCCAACGATTTGCAGCATTTGCAAAAAGCCTTACGCGCCGTCATGAATGGTTATACCTACTTCCAAAGCCTGCCCTCAGTTGCATTGAGTTCGTTGCAACTCAGCGAAAAGCAGATGATTGAAAGCCTTTCCAACCGCGAACTGACCATTTGTCGGTACCTGGCCCATGGCATGAGCAACAAGGCAATCGCCGAACTCATGCATCTCAGTCACAAGACGGTCAGCACTTACAAGACTCGATTGACAGAAAAACTCAACGTCGAATCCAAGGTTCATCTGCGGGATTTCGCCAAACGCAATCATCTGATCTGA
- a CDS encoding response regulator, producing MPNKALRILIADEQHFQRMRIERLFNRLDYYRVAPVQDLAELLTLVEYGSEPFDLVVINASLAGEGFDLPDFFLDNPQVHHALIYDAEQVKSPSIPACEQQNVQLSLAALPDLACIQRLMAGVDPRLPFVGTVISVR from the coding sequence TTGCCGAATAAAGCGTTGCGAATCCTGATTGCCGACGAACAGCATTTCCAGCGGATGAGAATCGAGCGCCTGTTCAACCGGCTCGATTACTACCGCGTGGCGCCGGTGCAGGACCTTGCGGAATTGCTGACGCTGGTCGAGTACGGGAGCGAGCCTTTTGATCTGGTGGTCATCAATGCCTCACTGGCGGGCGAAGGTTTCGACCTGCCTGATTTCTTCCTCGATAACCCGCAGGTTCATCACGCATTGATCTACGACGCCGAGCAGGTGAAGTCGCCGTCGATCCCTGCGTGCGAGCAGCAGAACGTTCAGCTGAGCCTCGCCGCACTGCCTGATCTGGCGTGCATTCAGCGGTTGATGGCAGGGGTTGATCCTCGATTACCGTTCGTCGGTACTGTCATTTCTGTCAGGTAG
- a CDS encoding MgtC/SapB family protein, giving the protein MQALNNINLTSLVDTLVSLSAAFILGGLIGFERQYRQRTAGLRTNVLVAVGAAIFVDMANRLGGAEGAVRVVAYVVSGIGFLGAGVIMREEGNVRGLNTAATLWASAAVGACAGADLVLEALLGTLFVLAANTLLRPIVNNINRQPLDVISAEVTNIVYVIARRSQQKAVLALLEAELERSNYPASDVDVHAFGSDEIEVEATLATTSVDGDELDALVARISTSTLVVQAFWSPSTTE; this is encoded by the coding sequence ATGCAAGCACTCAACAACATCAACCTGACCTCGCTGGTCGACACCCTGGTCAGCCTCAGTGCGGCCTTCATCCTCGGTGGCCTGATCGGCTTCGAGCGTCAATACCGTCAACGCACGGCCGGCTTGCGCACCAACGTGCTGGTGGCGGTGGGCGCGGCGATTTTCGTCGACATGGCCAACCGCCTCGGCGGCGCCGAAGGGGCGGTGCGGGTGGTCGCCTACGTGGTCTCCGGCATCGGCTTTCTCGGTGCCGGGGTGATCATGCGCGAGGAGGGCAACGTACGGGGCCTCAACACCGCCGCCACCTTGTGGGCCTCGGCGGCCGTCGGTGCCTGCGCCGGTGCCGACCTTGTCCTCGAAGCCCTGCTCGGTACGCTGTTCGTGCTGGCGGCCAACACTTTGCTGCGGCCGATCGTCAATAACATCAACCGTCAGCCGCTGGATGTGATTTCGGCTGAAGTCACCAACATCGTTTACGTGATCGCCCGACGCTCGCAACAGAAAGCGGTACTGGCGCTGCTTGAGGCGGAACTCGAACGCAGCAATTACCCGGCGAGCGATGTGGACGTGCACGCGTTCGGCAGCGACGAAATCGAGGTGGAAGCAACGCTCGCGACGACGTCGGTGGACGGCGATGAACTGGATGCACTCGTGGCCCGGATTTCGACGTCGACGCTGGTGGTGCAGGCGTTCTGGAGTCCGAGTACGACGGAATAA
- the mgtA gene encoding magnesium-translocating P-type ATPase — translation MNLTLLKEFFAGFLRTRHIARHFRRLALLENFTDTTVSREVPPTLAQTLVSAANSDTGQLLDNLKSHADGLSEAEADALRVQFGLNEVEHEQPLPWWTHLWHCYKNPFNLLLTLLAVISWLTEDMKAAIVIFSMVVLSTLLRFWQETKSNQAADALKAMVSNTATVMRRDALRSEVPIKLLVPGDLIVLSAGDMIPADCRVLNAKDLFVSQAAMTGESMPVEKFPRQQDSDTSNPLDLDNILFMGTNVVSGTAIAVVLTTGNSTYFGALAQRVGATDRAPTSFQTGVNKVSWLLIRFMFVMAPLVLFINGFTKGDWTEALLFALSIAVGLTPEMLPMIVTSTLAKGAVFLSRKKVIVKRLDAIQNFGAMDVLCTDKTGTLTQDKIFLARNVDVWGNDSDDVLEMAYLNSYYQTGLKNLLDVAVLEHVEVHRELKVGTAFRKVDEIPFDFTRRRMSVVVAERDHSHLLICKGAVEEVLAVCTRVRHGVVDEALSDDLLARIRQVTAAFNAEGLRVVAVAARPMIEGRDTYSLADEQALTLIGYVAFLDPPKESTAPALKALAAHGVAVKVLTGDNELVTAKICREVGLEQQGLLMGNDIERMTDAELAVAVETTNVFAKLTPTHKERIVRLLKGNGHVVGFMGDGINDAPALRTADIGISVDSAVDIAKEAADIILLEKSLMVLEEGVLEGRRTFANMLKYIKMTASSNFGNVFSVLVASAFIPFLPMLPMHLLVQNLLYDISQIAIPFDNVDEEMLKQPQRWQPADVGRFMLFFGPISSIFDISTFALMWYVFDANTPDHQTLFQSGWFVVGLLTQTLIVHMIRTPKIPFLQSRAAMPLLVMTGIIMAVGIFLPMGPLAHYFKLQALPSLYFVFLPVILLAYMALTQAVKGFYVRRLGWQ, via the coding sequence ATGAACCTGACCCTGCTCAAAGAATTCTTCGCCGGATTCCTGCGCACCCGCCACATCGCCCGACACTTCCGTCGCCTGGCGTTGCTGGAAAACTTCACCGACACCACGGTCAGCCGTGAGGTGCCGCCGACCCTGGCGCAAACCCTGGTGAGCGCCGCCAACAGTGACACCGGCCAACTGCTGGATAACCTCAAGAGCCACGCCGACGGCCTGAGCGAAGCCGAAGCCGATGCGCTGCGCGTGCAATTCGGCCTCAACGAAGTCGAGCACGAACAACCGCTGCCGTGGTGGACTCACCTGTGGCACTGCTACAAAAACCCGTTCAACCTGCTACTGACGTTGCTCGCGGTCATCTCCTGGCTGACCGAGGACATGAAAGCCGCCATCGTGATTTTCTCGATGGTGGTGCTCTCGACCTTGCTGCGCTTCTGGCAGGAAACCAAATCCAACCAGGCCGCCGACGCGCTCAAGGCGATGGTCAGCAACACGGCCACAGTGATGCGTCGGGATGCATTACGCAGCGAAGTGCCGATCAAACTGCTGGTGCCGGGCGATCTGATCGTGCTCTCGGCGGGCGACATGATTCCCGCCGATTGCCGCGTGCTCAACGCCAAGGATCTGTTCGTCAGTCAGGCGGCCATGACCGGTGAATCGATGCCGGTGGAAAAATTCCCCCGCCAGCAGGACAGTGACACGAGCAACCCGCTGGACCTCGACAACATCCTGTTCATGGGCACCAACGTGGTGTCCGGAACCGCGATTGCGGTGGTTCTGACCACCGGCAACAGCACCTATTTCGGTGCACTGGCCCAGCGGGTCGGTGCCACCGACCGGGCGCCGACGTCGTTCCAGACCGGGGTCAACAAAGTCAGCTGGCTGCTGATCCGTTTCATGTTCGTCATGGCGCCGCTGGTGCTGTTCATCAACGGTTTCACCAAAGGCGACTGGACCGAAGCGCTGCTGTTCGCGCTGTCGATTGCCGTGGGCCTGACCCCGGAAATGCTGCCGATGATCGTCACCTCGACCCTGGCCAAGGGCGCGGTATTCCTGTCTCGGAAAAAAGTCATCGTCAAACGCCTCGACGCGATCCAGAACTTCGGCGCGATGGACGTGTTGTGCACGGACAAGACCGGCACCCTGACCCAGGACAAGATCTTCCTCGCGCGCAACGTCGATGTCTGGGGCAACGACTCCGATGACGTGCTGGAAATGGCCTACCTCAACAGCTACTACCAGACCGGCCTGAAAAACCTGCTGGACGTGGCGGTGCTTGAACACGTCGAGGTCCACCGTGAATTGAAGGTCGGCACGGCGTTTCGCAAGGTCGACGAGATCCCGTTCGACTTCACCCGTCGGCGCATGTCGGTGGTGGTCGCCGAACGCGATCACTCCCATTTGCTGATCTGCAAAGGCGCGGTGGAAGAGGTGCTGGCGGTGTGCACACGGGTGCGTCACGGCGTGGTCGATGAAGCGCTGAGCGATGACCTGCTGGCGCGGATTCGTCAGGTCACCGCGGCATTCAACGCCGAAGGATTGCGGGTGGTGGCGGTCGCCGCGCGGCCAATGATCGAGGGGCGCGACACTTACAGCCTGGCGGATGAGCAGGCGCTGACGCTGATCGGTTACGTGGCGTTTCTCGACCCACCGAAGGAAAGCACCGCGCCGGCCCTGAAGGCACTGGCCGCTCACGGCGTGGCGGTAAAAGTGCTGACCGGTGACAACGAACTGGTCACCGCGAAGATCTGCCGCGAAGTCGGTCTGGAACAGCAAGGCCTGCTGATGGGCAACGACATCGAGCGCATGACGGACGCCGAACTGGCCGTGGCCGTGGAAACCACTAACGTCTTCGCCAAACTGACGCCGACGCACAAGGAGCGCATTGTCCGTCTGCTCAAAGGCAACGGCCATGTGGTCGGGTTCATGGGCGACGGCATCAATGATGCCCCGGCGCTGCGCACCGCCGACATCGGCATCTCGGTGGACAGCGCCGTGGACATCGCCAAGGAAGCGGCCGACATCATCCTGCTGGAGAAAAGCCTGATGGTGCTGGAGGAGGGCGTGCTGGAAGGGCGCCGCACCTTCGCCAACATGCTCAAGTACATCAAAATGACCGCGAGCTCGAACTTCGGCAACGTGTTCTCGGTGCTGGTGGCCAGCGCGTTCATCCCGTTCCTGCCGATGCTGCCGATGCACCTGCTGGTGCAAAACCTGCTCTACGACATTTCGCAGATTGCCATCCCGTTCGATAACGTCGATGAAGAAATGCTCAAGCAACCTCAGCGCTGGCAGCCGGCGGATGTGGGGCGTTTCATGCTGTTTTTCGGGCCGATCAGTTCGATCTTCGACATCAGCACGTTTGCCTTGATGTGGTACGTGTTCGACGCCAATACCCCGGACCATCAAACCCTGTTCCAGTCCGGCTGGTTCGTGGTCGGGCTGCTGACGCAGACGCTGATCGTGCACATGATCCGCACGCCGAAGATCCCGTTCCTGCAAAGCCGTGCGGCCATGCCGCTGCTGGTGATGACCGGGATCATCATGGCCGTGGGGATTTTCCTGCCGATGGGGCCGCTGGCGCACTACTTCAAACTGCAGGCACTGCCGTCGCTGTACTTCGTGTTCCTGCCGGTGATCCTGCTGGCGTACATGGCGCTGACCCAGGCGGTGAAGGGGTTCTATGTCCGCCGGCTCGGCTGGCAGTAA
- a CDS encoding lysine N(6)-hydroxylase/L-ornithine N(5)-oxygenase family protein has product MTQAIASPIVHDLIGVGFGPSNLALAIALQERGPSQGELDVLFLDKQADYRWHGNTLVTQSELQISFLKDLVTLRNPTSPYSFVNYLKHHGRLVDFINLGTFYPCRMEYNDYLCWVAGQFAEQSRYGEEVLTIEPVLHNQQVEALRVISRDTQGQQHVRTARSVVVSAGGTPRIPEAFKALKDDGRVFHHSQYLAQMAKQPCVNNQPMSIAIIGGGQSAAEAFIDLNDSFPSVQVDMILRGSALKPADDSPFVNEVFSPEFTDLVFQQASSERERLVNEYHNTNYSVVDIDLIERIYGIFYRQKVSGIARHAFRTLTTIEKATATERGIELAVRNNATGEVTVRHYDAVVLATGYERQMHRKLLAPLEEYLGDFEVDRNYKLITDERCKAGIYMQGFCQASHGLSDTLLSILPIRADEIAGSLYEHGKSRGQGRSVMDLLLATAS; this is encoded by the coding sequence ATGACACAGGCAATTGCATCGCCCATCGTTCACGACCTGATCGGCGTCGGTTTCGGCCCTTCGAACCTGGCGCTGGCCATCGCTCTGCAAGAGCGCGGGCCGAGTCAGGGCGAGCTGGATGTTCTGTTTCTCGACAAGCAGGCGGACTATCGCTGGCACGGCAACACCCTGGTGACCCAGAGCGAGTTGCAGATTTCCTTCCTCAAGGACCTGGTGACCCTGCGCAACCCGACCAGCCCGTATTCCTTCGTCAACTACCTCAAGCACCACGGCCGTCTTGTGGACTTCATCAACCTCGGCACCTTCTATCCATGCCGCATGGAGTACAACGACTACCTGTGCTGGGTCGCCGGGCAGTTTGCCGAACAGAGTCGTTATGGCGAAGAAGTGCTGACCATCGAGCCGGTGTTGCACAACCAGCAGGTCGAAGCGCTGCGTGTGATTTCCCGCGATACCCAGGGCCAGCAACACGTGCGCACCGCCCGTTCGGTGGTGGTGAGCGCCGGTGGCACACCGCGCATTCCCGAAGCGTTCAAGGCGTTGAAGGATGACGGCCGGGTGTTCCATCACTCGCAGTACCTGGCGCAGATGGCCAAGCAACCGTGCGTGAACAATCAGCCGATGAGCATCGCGATCATTGGTGGCGGGCAGAGCGCGGCGGAAGCTTTCATCGATTTGAACGACAGCTTCCCGTCGGTGCAGGTAGACATGATCCTGCGCGGGTCGGCGCTGAAGCCGGCGGACGACAGCCCGTTCGTCAATGAAGTGTTCTCGCCGGAGTTCACCGACCTGGTGTTCCAGCAGGCGAGCAGCGAACGCGAGCGACTGGTCAATGAGTACCACAACACCAACTATTCGGTGGTGGACATTGACCTGATCGAACGAATCTACGGCATCTTCTATCGCCAGAAAGTCTCGGGCATTGCCCGTCATGCCTTCCGCACCCTGACCACTATCGAAAAAGCCACCGCCACCGAGCGCGGCATCGAACTGGCCGTGCGTAACAACGCGACCGGCGAAGTCACGGTCCGTCATTATGACGCGGTGGTTCTGGCCACCGGGTATGAGCGTCAGATGCACCGCAAACTGCTGGCGCCGCTGGAGGAATACCTGGGTGATTTCGAAGTGGACCGCAACTACAAACTGATCACCGACGAGCGCTGCAAGGCGGGCATCTACATGCAGGGCTTCTGCCAGGCGAGCCACGGGTTGAGCGACACCCTCCTGTCGATCCTGCCGATTCGGGCGGATGAGATTGCCGGGTCGTTGTATGAACATGGCAAGAGCCGTGGGCAGGGTCGGTCGGTGATGGATTTGCTGCTAGCCACCGCCAGCTAA
- a CDS encoding sigma-70 family RNA polymerase sigma factor codes for MENYYRELVCFLNAKLGNRQVAEDVVHDAYLRVLERSSDTPIEQPRAFLYRTALNLVIDDHRRNALRQVESLEVLDNEERYFTPSPHNCLDHGQRLEMLQRALAELPRLCRESFLLRKIDGMSHPEIAEHLGISRALVEKHIVNAMKHCRVRMLQWDAH; via the coding sequence TTGGAAAACTACTATCGCGAGCTGGTGTGTTTCCTCAACGCCAAGCTGGGCAACCGTCAGGTGGCCGAAGATGTGGTGCATGACGCTTATCTGCGGGTTCTGGAGCGTTCCAGCGACACGCCGATCGAGCAGCCCCGGGCGTTCCTGTATCGCACCGCGCTGAATCTGGTGATCGACGACCATCGGCGCAATGCCTTGCGTCAGGTCGAGTCGCTGGAGGTGCTCGACAACGAAGAACGCTACTTCACCCCGTCCCCTCACAATTGCCTCGATCACGGCCAGCGCCTGGAGATGCTCCAGCGTGCGTTGGCGGAATTGCCACGGCTGTGCCGCGAGAGTTTCCTGCTGCGCAAGATCGATGGGATGTCACACCCGGAGATCGCCGAACACCTGGGCATTTCCCGTGCGTTGGTGGAAAAACACATCGTCAATGCGATGAAGCATTGCCGGGTGCGGATGCTGCAGTGGGACGCCCACTGA
- a CDS encoding efflux RND transporter periplasmic adaptor subunit — protein MKRPRQTRRALLVALCLIPVIAVAAWQVIPPGRDKFATVQVSRGDIESSVTALGTLQPRRYVDVGAQASGQIQKIHVEVGDVIKEGQLLVEIDPSTQQAKLDAGRFSIENLKAQLEEQRAQHELARQKFQRQQNLKAGGATREEDVQTAQAELRATQARIDMFQAQIRQAQASLRSDQAELGYTRIYAPMSGTVVALDAREGQTLNAQQQTPLILRIAKLSPMTVWAEVSEADIGHVKPGMTAWFTTLSGGKRRWSSTVRQILPVPPKPLDQTSQGGGSPASSSKSGSARVVLYTVLLDVDNADNALMAEMTTQVFFVSNQAKDVLTAPIAALQGGTQPDIQTAQVVAKNGRVEQRDVRTGISDRLRVQILDGLQEGDHLLIGPVDGSGG, from the coding sequence ATGAAACGTCCCCGACAGACCCGACGCGCCCTGCTTGTAGCACTTTGTCTGATCCCCGTTATCGCCGTGGCCGCCTGGCAGGTCATCCCGCCCGGCCGAGACAAATTCGCCACTGTGCAAGTCAGCCGCGGCGACATCGAAAGCAGCGTCACGGCCCTTGGCACCCTGCAACCTCGACGCTACGTGGACGTCGGTGCGCAGGCGTCCGGGCAGATCCAGAAGATCCATGTCGAAGTCGGTGACGTGATCAAGGAAGGCCAGTTGCTGGTGGAAATCGATCCGTCCACGCAACAGGCCAAACTCGACGCCGGGCGGTTCTCGATCGAAAACCTCAAGGCGCAACTCGAGGAACAACGGGCGCAACACGAACTGGCCCGGCAAAAATTCCAGCGCCAGCAGAACCTCAAGGCCGGCGGTGCCACGCGCGAAGAAGACGTGCAAACCGCCCAGGCTGAACTGCGCGCCACCCAGGCCCGCATCGACATGTTCCAGGCGCAGATCCGCCAGGCCCAGGCCAGCCTGCGCAGCGACCAGGCCGAGCTCGGCTACACGCGCATTTACGCACCGATGTCCGGCACCGTGGTCGCACTCGATGCCCGTGAAGGCCAGACCCTCAACGCGCAACAGCAAACGCCGTTGATTCTGCGCATCGCCAAGTTGTCGCCAATGACCGTCTGGGCCGAGGTGTCGGAAGCCGACATCGGTCACGTCAAACCCGGCATGACCGCCTGGTTCACCACCCTCAGCGGCGGCAAGCGGCGTTGGAGCAGCACCGTGCGGCAGATTCTGCCGGTACCGCCCAAGCCTCTGGATCAGACCAGCCAGGGCGGCGGCAGCCCGGCCAGTTCGAGCAAAAGCGGCAGCGCTCGCGTGGTGCTGTACACCGTGTTGCTCGATGTCGACAACGCCGACAACGCGTTGATGGCGGAAATGACCACCCAGGTGTTCTTCGTTTCCAACCAGGCGAAAGACGTGCTCACCGCACCGATCGCCGCGCTGCAAGGCGGCACGCAACCGGACATCCAGACCGCCCAGGTCGTCGCCAAGAATGGCCGCGTCGAGCAACGCGACGTGCGCACCGGCATCAGCGATCGCCTGCGCGTGCAGATCCTCGACGGCTTGCAGGAAGGCGATCACCTGTTGATCGGCCCGGTCGACGGGAGTGGCGGCTGA
- a CDS encoding MacB family efflux pump subunit: MLTPLIDLQDIRKSYGGGDSPQVHVLRGIDLSIHAGEFVAIVGASGSGKSTLMNILGCLDRPTSGEYRFAGENVAALDSDELAWLRREAFGFVFQGYHLIPSGSAQENVEMPAIYAGLPAAERHARAAALLDRLGLASRTGNRPHQLSGGQQQRVSIARALMNGGHIILADEPTGALDSHSGAEVMTLLDELASQGHVVILITHDREVAARAKRIIEIRDGLIISDSAHDNPDVQTSANPGALQAVDLRKRLSEGAEATGAWKGELVDAVHAAWRVMWINKFRTALTLLGIIIGVASVVVMLAVGEGSKRQVMAQMGAFGSNIIYLSGSSPNPRTPLGIITLDDVAAVGSLPQVTRIMPVNGEEAGVRFGNLDHLSYVGGNDTNFPAIFNWPVVEGSYFTQEDERNAAAVAVIGHKVRTKLLKDVANPIGQYILIENVPFQVVGVLAEKGASSGDTDSDDRIAIPYSAASVRLFGTHNLEYVAIAAADARKVKETEIAIEQLMLRLHDGKKDFELTNNAAMIQAEARTQNTLSLMLGSIAAISLLVGGIGVMNIMLMTVRERTREIGIRMATGARQRDILRQFLTEAVMLSVVGGLAGIALALIVGGVLILSEVAVAFSLIAVLGAFGCALVTGVVFGFMPARKAARLDPVTALTSE, translated from the coding sequence ATGCTGACGCCCCTGATCGACCTGCAGGACATCCGCAAATCCTACGGTGGCGGCGATTCACCGCAGGTTCACGTGCTGCGCGGCATCGACCTGTCGATCCATGCCGGGGAGTTCGTAGCGATTGTCGGCGCGTCCGGCTCCGGCAAGTCGACGCTGATGAACATCCTCGGCTGCCTCGACCGCCCGACCTCGGGCGAATACCGCTTCGCCGGGGAAAACGTCGCCGCGCTCGACAGCGACGAACTGGCCTGGCTGCGACGTGAAGCCTTTGGCTTTGTGTTCCAGGGCTACCACCTGATCCCGTCCGGCTCGGCCCAGGAAAACGTCGAAATGCCGGCCATCTACGCAGGCTTGCCGGCCGCCGAACGCCATGCCCGTGCAGCCGCCCTGCTCGACCGCCTCGGCCTGGCCTCGCGCACAGGCAACCGTCCGCATCAACTCTCCGGTGGCCAACAGCAACGCGTCTCTATCGCCCGCGCCTTGATGAACGGCGGCCACATCATCCTCGCCGACGAACCCACCGGCGCCCTCGACAGCCACAGTGGCGCCGAGGTCATGACGCTGCTCGATGAACTGGCGAGCCAGGGCCACGTGGTGATCCTCATCACCCACGACCGCGAAGTCGCGGCCCGGGCCAAGCGCATCATCGAAATCCGCGACGGGCTGATCATCAGCGACAGCGCCCACGACAACCCCGATGTGCAGACTTCGGCCAACCCCGGTGCGCTGCAAGCAGTGGATCTGCGCAAGCGCCTGAGCGAAGGTGCTGAAGCCACCGGTGCCTGGAAAGGCGAACTGGTGGACGCGGTGCACGCTGCGTGGCGGGTGATGTGGATCAACAAGTTTCGCACCGCGCTGACGCTGCTCGGGATCATCATCGGCGTCGCGTCGGTGGTGGTGATGCTGGCCGTCGGCGAGGGCAGCAAGCGTCAGGTCATGGCGCAAATGGGCGCGTTCGGCTCGAACATCATTTACCTCAGCGGCTCGTCCCCGAACCCGCGCACGCCGCTGGGCATCATCACCCTCGATGACGTCGCGGCGGTGGGCAGCCTGCCGCAAGTGACGCGCATCATGCCGGTCAACGGCGAGGAAGCCGGGGTGCGTTTCGGCAACCTCGACCACTTGAGCTACGTCGGCGGCAACGACACCAACTTCCCGGCGATCTTCAATTGGCCGGTGGTCGAAGGCAGCTATTTCACCCAGGAAGATGAACGCAACGCAGCGGCCGTCGCGGTGATCGGCCACAAGGTGCGGACCAAACTGCTCAAGGACGTGGCCAACCCGATCGGCCAATACATCCTGATCGAAAACGTGCCGTTCCAGGTGGTCGGCGTGCTCGCGGAAAAAGGCGCCAGCTCCGGCGACACCGACAGCGACGACCGCATCGCCATCCCGTATTCCGCCGCCAGCGTCCGGCTGTTTGGCACCCACAACCTTGAATACGTGGCCATCGCGGCCGCTGATGCGCGCAAGGTCAAAGAGACGGAAATCGCCATCGAGCAGTTGATGTTGCGCCTGCACGACGGCAAAAAGGATTTCGAGCTGACCAACAACGCGGCAATGATTCAGGCCGAGGCGCGCACGCAAAATACCCTGTCGCTGATGCTCGGTTCGATCGCCGCGATTTCGCTGCTGGTGGGCGGGATTGGCGTGATGAACATCATGCTCATGACCGTGCGCGAACGCACCCGCGAGATCGGCATCCGCATGGCCACCGGCGCCCGGCAGCGCGACATCCTCCGGCAGTTCCTCACCGAAGCGGTGATGCTCTCGGTGGTCGGCGGCCTCGCCGGCATTGCCCTGGCGCTGATCGTCGGCGGCGTGCTGATCCTCAGCGAAGTCGCGGTCGCGTTCTCTTTGATAGCGGTACTCGGCGCCTTCGGCTGCGCCCTGGTCACCGGTGTTGTCTTCGGCTTCATGCCCGCTCGCAAAGCTGCCCGGCTCGACCCGGTCACGGCCCTTACCAGTGAATGA